Within the Girardinichthys multiradiatus isolate DD_20200921_A chromosome 12, DD_fGirMul_XY1, whole genome shotgun sequence genome, the region TGGCTTCCCGTAcattttttaatgcattttcgTCATTGCAATTAGATTAGTGTAAGCTCCTGTCTAGAAAAATCATCAATTTCTTGGCTCCAGACCACCAAATCAAGTAAACAAAGTCTTATCACACTGGTTTGGTACTCTTTTCACTGGCTCCCAGTaggtttttaaatttatttttcagtacttgTGCTGTTGAACAATAAGTCTCTGCGATTCTGTGGACACTTTGTGGACAAGTTGATAACCTTTGTGTTTTGTCAGGCTTTTATGTCACAGTTTTATTGTGAATCTACTTGGTTTGTACTGTTATACTTTACTTTTAGCTATTTTGTACAGTGCTTTGTGAATCTCTATCTGGAAAAGGCACTACATAAATAAAGTAGTTgacttgatttttttcatttaataagaatttaagttacatttaactgtattattttatttaatgggcCATTTGCATGTGTCAAGCCCTTTCCTATTTTCCCACAACATTAAAAACTTTCTAATAAAAGAAACTGCAAACACATTTCTGGTCTGCTTGAGTATCAAATCGCATCATCTTAGATGTGCCTTCAGAGGATCAGAATATTTGAACTTTTATTTGaacttaatatttttacttttaattaaaatctCAGTTAAACTTAAAGTTTCATATTGAATttagtatttatattttaagtagcatgtatataaaatatatatagtatatatattttaagtattaaaacagtttttgaagATTCTCACGctcttatttatgtatttttggtgCAACGCATAACAGAAATACATCAAAAATGAATCCAGAACCTTTTCACACAGTATATGTAGTGGTGCAATAGGATTATGAAGTCATGTCAGACCTAACAGATAACAGAGTGTCATCAGCGAAGAATCACACCCACAACCAGGatttgggaaaaataaaaagtttaatttagagTAGATTAAGATTCACACTAAGATTACAATAAAACTTCCATCCGTTGACTAAAATATATGTTAGTTTATGTGTCAACACATTCAGCTGTCTTCTTTTATATATCTCTCCGAAAAACaccaaatcaataaaaaaataaaagtccaaGATCTTGTATTTCTATTGCAGCTTAtatggttttttttaaaggacaaaTATGACAGGAAATGAAACCACAAAAGGCCATTTGGTAACAGGAGAAATTATTAGCTGGATTTATACGTCTAGCACTTTGTGGTCATAGTGATCGAATGTGATGTTATTCAGGTTTCACTCCAAAGCAGCGATTTCCCTgcgaaaacacaaaaacataaaaacaattaagTCCTTGAAACAGCCACTTCTAAAGCTGGATCATTGATGGCATACCATGACATCTATGCTCAATTCTGCAGGAAATTGCTTATACTGCAGTACACCAACCAAAATAAACTCCAAAAACATGCTTCAAGGCCCTTTTTCTAGTCCAGAAATATGCTTCTATAGAACCAGAAGCCATTAGTAATTCTGCAAACCATAAAGTTACAGTTAGAATGTAAATTTATCCTCCTGCAATCCCGTCATGCTTTGGCGTCTTTGCGCCGTGACTCATGGACATTTTATACCTAATTGGAGGGAAACAAACCTTGTCGAACTTTTGATTAGAACAAAAGATTAGAACACACATTGGGAGTTCCTGACTTTTGTATTTCAGAAACCTATCAAGCATTTGTTCATGGCACGGTAAACTTTCACTTACACCATAAATTAGTGGAAATATTTTCCACCTGGAAGACTTGAGTGGGAATAGGTGCTAAAAATAACTGTTGCTGCTTCGTGCAAAGTCCATTTTTATATCTgccaaaaactgtaaaacttaCATGCTATAttgtttgtctgatattaacagAATACCAATGGTAGATACTGATCTACAATCTGAATAGCAGCTTTCATTTAAGTTATATATAAGGTCAAAAATATCATCTTGGAGACGTACACAATGAGAATAAAATTCCTTATTTCTTTGGTTCACATAGATCAGATCAGATCCTTTTAAGGTTAGAATTATTTGAAAACTTAATTTAGTTGGATAAAACTCAACATAAAGGAGGATAACATGTACCAACGCCAGCTGCCACAGCTTTAAACTCAGAGTTTCAAATAACGAGACAAACAGGAGAGGCAGTTTGGTCTGGGTTGGGAAGCACATTTCTACACTTTATCTTCACAAAAGGATTTGAGTTATTTATCTCAATTTAAATTTGATGTGATAAACTGAACCAACCAACGTGGAGcataatgatggatggaaacCACCAAGTGTTTCactaaagaagaaaacaaactgaaagtaAGCCAAAAGGTTATCTTTAACCCCATAAAAAGTTCCTCATAATTTCATATCAGCTCTTGAATATGTAATAGGATATTTCCTGAAACACAAACGAAGCATTTTCACAGATCATGGTGAGGATTATGCTGCTTTATGTAAGGCAGCAAAACCATTCCAAAGATAAACACTAAACATGGATTTTAATTACTAACTATACTATCTTAATACacaaattaaaagaaagaacaatATGTGGAAAGTTTGTGGAGATGTCTTGAAAGGTCTCCCTGGGCTGGTAGAGTGCGAGTTGGCAGCTTAAAgccactaaaaataaaatgttgtgctATTTATGTTCCACCTTGCCAATAATTACATGTGGGGCCCTTATGGGTAGAAATGCTGGGATTATCTGCAGGTAACAAAATCAATCTGCATTATTGACTTGGAAGTGGGACCCATAGGGGTCCTGGCTGTGTTGCCACTGTTCAAAAACATTGCCCCGAGATCTACTTAGAAGGATTACTAAATTATTCTCACCCCGCTAAAGATTAGGGccatggcaaggaggccttcccgCCTCAAAGACGTGGAGATTATTGCACAAAATGAACAAATGGTCTAAAAGGCAAGTGAAACTAGGCTAAAAGCTTGTCCTttattgtaaaaagtgtttgacTTTGATTTTTAAGAAggggaaacatgttttttgacaTGCTAGTTTTTGTTCAAACGTTTTTATTCCTAATGGGTTACAGACATGATGTCCAATGTGAGTTCAGGTGAATTTAGAATCCATCCAGCCTGAGAAAGGTTCCTACAGCAGATACATGAACATGATGGTTGAGCTGTATTGTTGACCTGAAGGTATAACACAGTTTTACACAGTCAAGCTGGATTTTCAGGCCATTAAAAGGTAAAATTCTAGTAACAAAGATTGTATAAGCAGGAGGAAAGAGCATTTAAAAACTTTGATATCTATCAATTCCTCTGGTAAACTGAAATATGCAGAGATGGGTTACCTTGTAGTTCTCCTTCTTGCACCTTTGTTTCAGGTGATCCACGTGCTTTATCACATTTTGCACCCACTGTTGTTGCTTGGGTGGGGCACAGAGTTTTTTCCCAAGTCTGGTCACCAGACTGCAAGAACAAACCAAACCTTTACATGGTCCTTCTAGTTTTTACCCACTGATTAGATTGTCAGGATCAAGGAAAACTCACACTGTGGCATGAACAGAGCAGCCTCTGGCCTGTTCACTGTAGTCCACAACAAACCTTTTAtcgatttgtttgtttgttactgACAAGCAGCAGTCACGGATAACCTGCGCCACGGTAACTATAAGACAACAAAGATTCAGATAAGAttagagttttgtttttcactggtTATGAAAGTCATATGAAAATTATTGACATTACCCCCCACAGCTCAATGtcaagaagtttttttttatcagctgaGCTAGTGGCATATTTCATAATCCTGAGGCCTGAGgacatcttttaaaaaaatcttaaaaggaaTAACATCTTGTCTTAGCTGATCTGTACCTGTGGATGTGGAAATTTGCAGATATCTGTTTTTgattcttaaaaaaacaatttctgcCTAAAAACTGAAAGATTTAAAATAGCTACTTTCTTTGGACTAATAACATCATATTTTGTCTGTGTTCTTCCCAtctattcagt harbors:
- the LOC124877464 gene encoding eotaxin-like, which encodes MAPWGDSKLFFCILFIIGFSTVTVAQVIRDCCLSVTNKQIDKRFVVDYSEQARGCSVHATVLVTRLGKKLCAPPKQQQWVQNVIKHVDHLKQRCKKENYKGNRCFGVKPE